The Clupea harengus chromosome 26, Ch_v2.0.2, whole genome shotgun sequence genome has a segment encoding these proteins:
- the LOC105893544 gene encoding uncharacterized protein LOC105893544 isoform X1, with amino-acid sequence MIFARLLRRMAALTTTVPEMHVIWETEELVAFLHPRPWTPGTTVVTQKTTGGPSSLFQLPERDFLSLLLGARVVGALLCERLGVRRCALLHFPNRLEGPPQLRLLPLHGLEADWKPHLGAEEDFQPHDPGYCTSKGGPRWDSACLDEVRDRIRGKVPAPEAPPSFAFYGDDPEHPGLFSRIVRGEEQQWRVWEDEGHVAFLTPFPNTPGLTVLVPRRPLTSDILRLEEQDYRGLVLATWKVARLLRESLGAWAVSLIFEGFEIDYAHAKLIPLAQPEGNVTHCPPSPLPESCEIYPGYVTSADGPPASPESLREMQTTLTRV; translated from the exons ATGATATTTGCAAGACTTTTACGAAG GATGGCAGCGCTCACCACCACTGTCCCTGAGATGCATGTGATTTGGGAGACAGAGGAGCTTGTGGCCTTCCTGCACCCTCGCCCCTGGACCCCGGGGACTACTGTGGTGACCCAGAAGACCACTGGAGGCCCAAGTAGTCTCTTTCAGCTGCCTGAACGTGACTTCCTCAGCCTGCTATTGGGAGCACGAGTAGTGGGGGCTCTGCTGTGCGAGCGCCTGGGCGTCAGGCGCTGTGCCCTCCTCCATTTCCCCAACAGGCTAGAGGGTCCCCCACAGCTGCGCTTGCTGCCCCTGCATGGTCTGGAGGCCGACTGGAAGCCCCATctgggagcagaggaggacTTTCAGCCGCACGACCCTGGCTACTGCACTTCCAAAGGTGGCCCGCGGTGGGACAGTGCATGTCTTGACGAAGTGCGTGACCGCATCCGTGGCAAGGTTCCGGCACCGGAGGCCCCACCCAGCTTCGCCTTCTATGGGGATGACCCGGAGCACCCAGGGCTGTTTTCGCGGATCGTGCGCGGCGAGGAGCAGCAGTGGCGCGTGTGGGAGGACGAGGGGCATGTCGCGTTCCTCACCCCTTTCCCCAACACCCCTGGTCTGACCGTGCTGGTGCCACGGCGGCCGCTCACCAGCGACATCCTCCGACTGGAGGAGCAGGACTACCGGGGGCTGGTGCTGGCTACGTGGAAGGTCGCCCGTCTGCTCAGGGAGTCGCTGGGAGCGTGGGCCGTTTCTCTCATCTTTGAGGGCTTTGAGATTGACTACGCCCACGCCAAGCTCATACCGCTGGCCCAGCCCGAGGGGAACGTGACCCACTGCCCTCCCAGCCCCCTGCCAGAGTCCTGTGAGATTTACCCTGGGTACGTGACATCAGCCGACGGCCCTCCGGCCAGTCCTGAGAGCCTGAGGGAGATGCAGACCACACTCACAAGGGTTTAG
- the LOC105893544 gene encoding uncharacterized protein LOC105893544 isoform X2 gives MAALTTTVPEMHVIWETEELVAFLHPRPWTPGTTVVTQKTTGGPSSLFQLPERDFLSLLLGARVVGALLCERLGVRRCALLHFPNRLEGPPQLRLLPLHGLEADWKPHLGAEEDFQPHDPGYCTSKGGPRWDSACLDEVRDRIRGKVPAPEAPPSFAFYGDDPEHPGLFSRIVRGEEQQWRVWEDEGHVAFLTPFPNTPGLTVLVPRRPLTSDILRLEEQDYRGLVLATWKVARLLRESLGAWAVSLIFEGFEIDYAHAKLIPLAQPEGNVTHCPPSPLPESCEIYPGYVTSADGPPASPESLREMQTTLTRV, from the coding sequence ATGGCAGCGCTCACCACCACTGTCCCTGAGATGCATGTGATTTGGGAGACAGAGGAGCTTGTGGCCTTCCTGCACCCTCGCCCCTGGACCCCGGGGACTACTGTGGTGACCCAGAAGACCACTGGAGGCCCAAGTAGTCTCTTTCAGCTGCCTGAACGTGACTTCCTCAGCCTGCTATTGGGAGCACGAGTAGTGGGGGCTCTGCTGTGCGAGCGCCTGGGCGTCAGGCGCTGTGCCCTCCTCCATTTCCCCAACAGGCTAGAGGGTCCCCCACAGCTGCGCTTGCTGCCCCTGCATGGTCTGGAGGCCGACTGGAAGCCCCATctgggagcagaggaggacTTTCAGCCGCACGACCCTGGCTACTGCACTTCCAAAGGTGGCCCGCGGTGGGACAGTGCATGTCTTGACGAAGTGCGTGACCGCATCCGTGGCAAGGTTCCGGCACCGGAGGCCCCACCCAGCTTCGCCTTCTATGGGGATGACCCGGAGCACCCAGGGCTGTTTTCGCGGATCGTGCGCGGCGAGGAGCAGCAGTGGCGCGTGTGGGAGGACGAGGGGCATGTCGCGTTCCTCACCCCTTTCCCCAACACCCCTGGTCTGACCGTGCTGGTGCCACGGCGGCCGCTCACCAGCGACATCCTCCGACTGGAGGAGCAGGACTACCGGGGGCTGGTGCTGGCTACGTGGAAGGTCGCCCGTCTGCTCAGGGAGTCGCTGGGAGCGTGGGCCGTTTCTCTCATCTTTGAGGGCTTTGAGATTGACTACGCCCACGCCAAGCTCATACCGCTGGCCCAGCCCGAGGGGAACGTGACCCACTGCCCTCCCAGCCCCCTGCCAGAGTCCTGTGAGATTTACCCTGGGTACGTGACATCAGCCGACGGCCCTCCGGCCAGTCCTGAGAGCCTGAGGGAGATGCAGACCACACTCACAAGGGTTTAG
- the atf4a gene encoding cyclic AMP-dependent transcription factor ATF-4, with protein sequence MSLSSQLVMEEVGSLFLGPSLLMDDPLGPLLDDEEEPLTEGRASPLSFSSYADSCSSPFPCLSPPSPPSTLLGSKADLLPSLPWFSADELLTAHIGAENSQVDAFSGMDWMAEKIDLSDFDLQSLIGSCESDEPPSSPEELLACLESHMDLDLDPLPFPDASAHEDLALLPLPEDPVPPISLPEPEVAIVPEPALLEIEIKSEPSSPVPSPLPSSCTLELGSEVDVSELEKVVPPVVATATPDALQTSSIVLSLSPTHIVVVLASPKEELSPIPSSCGELYDSGIGSDAGSPPHQASPPPSPRPGGSSRTKPYSKPDPDAAGSPPISGKVKTVSGAPRVVEKKLKKMEQNKTAATRYRQKKRSEQDLLNMEVAELEKRNHELGEKADSISREIKYLKDLLEEVRSAKNRKPKTSSA encoded by the exons ATGTCTCTGAGCTCACAACTAGTTATGGAGGAGGTGGGGTCCCTGTTCTTGGGACCCTCACTTCTGATGGATGACCCTCTTGGGCCCCTTCTGGACGATGAAGAGGAACCTCTGACAGAGGGGCGTGCTTcgcccctttctttctcttcctatgCTGATTCttgctcctctcccttcccctgtctctctcctccctcccctccctccactctcctgGGATCCAAGGCTGACCTGCTTCCTTCCCTGCCTTGGTTCTCAGCCGATGAGCTGCTGACTGCCCACATAGGTGCAGAGAACAGCCAAG TGGATGCTTTCTCTGGAATGGACTGGATGGCGGAGAAGATCGATCTCAGCGACTTTGACCTCCAATCTCTCATTGGGTCCTGCGAGTCAGACGAGCCGCCCAGTTCTCCGGAAGAGCTCCTGGCCTGCCTTGAGTCCCACATGGATCTCGACTTGGATCCGCTGCCCTTCCCCGACGCTTCCGCTCACGAAGACCTGGCTCTTCTCCCACTTCCTGAAGACCCCGTTCCTCCCATCTCACTCCCAGAACCAGAAGTAGCAATCGTTCCCGAGCCTGCTCTCCTGGAGATCGAGATCAAGTCGGAGCCATCCTCTCCGGTCCCGTCCCCCCTGCCCTCCTCCTGCACCCTTGAGTTGGGTAGTGAGGTTGATGTTTCTGAGCTGGAGAAGGTGGTGCCTCCGGTTGTGGCCACGGCAACCCCAGATGCCCTTCAGACCTCCAgtattgttctctccctctctccgacGCACATCGTAGTGGTCCTAGCCAGCCCCAAAGAGGAGCTGAGCCCCATTCCAAGCTCTTGTGGTGAGCTGTACGACAGCGGCATTGGCTCTGACGCCGGCTCGCCTCCCCACCAGGCGagccctcccccctctcctagGCCCGGCGGTTCCTCCAGAACCAAGCCCTACTCTAAGCCCGATCCAGATGCAGCTGGCTCGCCCCCCATCAGTGGCAAGGTGAAGACTGTGTCTGGAGCGCCTAGGGTGGTGGAGAAGAAGCTGAAGAAGATGGAGCAGAACAAGACCGCAGCTACCCGTTACCGGCAGAAGAAGCGCTCCGAGCAGGATCTGCTGAATATGGAGGTCGCAGAGCTGGAGAAGCGGAACCACGAGCTGGGGGAGAAGGCCGACTCAATCAGCCGTGAGATCAAGTATCTGAAAGATCTCCTGGAGGAGGTACGCTCTGCCAAAAACCGCAAGCCCAAGACCAGCTCGGCCTAG
- the LOC122128504 gene encoding apolipoprotein L4-like has product DDKELLQWWNTVEPWDELSKDYLLSKGREARTFTTKVHRIQNSLRVYALLLTERGESLQNHITELSNLANNIDKVSKKLKIAAITGAGGAVGGVAAVAAVAGLVLSPFTLGASLAVTAAAVGVGVAATGAATGASVAIANKVTTTQDREKVEKILQDYTSEIGDIESCLAFIQTGIEHLRRHNLSTLTGVDTEAVKVAKIMEVAGGSTSAFGALSRSSGIIEGFATGMELLFNKKDERKLKKGMQSKFAKKIRMVASQLQSQLNECFEYKRKLELKE; this is encoded by the exons GATGACAAAGAACTGTTGCAGTGGTGGAACACAGTAGAAC CATGGGATGAGCTGTCAAAGGATTATCTGCTTTCAAAAGGCAGAGAGGCCAG AACGTTCACCACGAAAGTGCACAGGATCCAGAATTCCCTGCGTGTCTACGCCCTTCTTCTGACCGAGCGTGGTGAGTCCCTTCAGAACCACATCACCGAACTTAGCAATCTTGCTAACAACATTGACAAGGTCTCCAAGAAGCTGAAAATCGCAGCCATCACTGGTGCCGGTGGTGCTGTCGGTGGCGTGGCTGCTGTCGCCGCGGTGGCAGGGCTCGTGCTCTCTCCATTCACCCTGGGGGCGTCCCTCGCGGTGACAGCGGCAGCCGTAGGTGTTGGTGTGGCTGCTACCGGTGCTGCCACCGGAGCTTCGGTTGCCATCGCCAACAAAGTGACCACAAcccaggacagagagaaagtggagaagATCCTGCAGGACTACACAAGTGAGATCGGAGACATTGAGAGCTGCCTGGCCTTCATCCAGACAGGGATAGAGCACCTGAGGAGACACAACCTCTCCACCCTGACTGGCGTCGACACCGAAGCTGTGAAAGTGGCCAAGATCATGGAGGTGGCCGGGGGAAGCACCAGTGCTTTTGGTGCCCTCAGCAGATCATCGGGGATCATTGAGGGGTTTGCAACAGGGATGGAGCTACTTTTCAATAAAAAAGATGAGCGGAAATTGAAGAAAGGCATGCAGTCCAAATTTGCCAAAAAGATACGCATGGTTGCCAGTCAACTCCAAAGTCAGCTGAATGAGTGCTTTGAGTATAAACGCAAACTTGAGTTAAAGGAATGA
- the LOC116219864 gene encoding uncharacterized protein LOC116219864 isoform X3, with product MAGSGYVWADPPALPAYENVWSGADQPPSYEEALMWPETPHFQAPVLSGPMFPSLPDYQAPGAQVCTLTRSQAPGAQMSTLTRSQAPGAQMSTLTRSQAPGAQMNSLTRSHEPGAPGTLTRSQSRDSDGVQRVMSNEELMTWWRTVKPWEKMSHFPDTEPRVLAKKVHRVQRALTLYGLLMRTHGEDLQSHIAELQRTSDNIGKAYNTLKAARVTSGVTSGASGAVGGAAAVTGIVLAPFTMGVSLVITALGVGVVAAGGIKKASVKNKMGINQDRKALESILQDYRKKLEDIEACLQFIYTGMDHIGRNNLSILKGADMDAGRVARMLEMSGEVAQGLGATSRSSDLLREFAGGIGTFYSQKDYRLLKRGKEKKFAHTLSKAASRLQSTQDDLTRVAALLGRF from the exons ATGGCAGGG AGTGGCTACGTATGGGCTGACCCACCAGCCCTACCAGCCTATGAGAATGTCTGGAGTGGGGCGGATCAGCCCCCGAGCTATGAGGAAGCTCTCATGTGGCCCGAAACTCCCCACTTTCAG GCTCCTGTGTTGTCCGGCCCAATGTTTCCTTCCCTACCTGACTACCAAGCACCTGGAGCTCAGGTGTGCACACTCACAAGATCTCAAGCACCTGGAGCTCAGATGAGCACACTCACAAGATCTCAAGCACCTGGAGCTCAGATGAGCACACTCACAAGATCTCAAGCACCTGGAGCTCAG ATGAACTCACTCACAAGATCCCACGAACCTGGAGCTCCTGGCACACTCACAAGATCCCAAAGCAGAGACTCAGATGGCGTTCAGCGTGTCATG AGTAATGAGGAACTCATGACATGGTGGAGAACTGTGAAAC cATGGGAGAAAATGTCACATTTTCCTGACACGGAGCCTAG GGTGCTGGCTAAGAAAGTCCACCGGGTCCAGAGAGCCCTGACGCTGTACGGGCTCCTCATGAGGACCCACGGCGAGGATCTGCAGAGCCACATCGCCGAGCTGCAGAGGACCTCTGACAACATCGGCAAGGCTTATAACACGCTGAAGGCGGCAAGAGTCACCAGCGGCGTCACCAGCGGTGCCTCGGGGGCGGTAGGTGGCGCGGCGGCGGTGACGGGCATCGTCTTGGCCCCCTTCACCATGGGCGTCTCCCTGGTCATAACGGCGCTGGGCGTAGGGGTGGTCGCGGCGGGTGGCATCAAAAAGGCATCCGTCAAAAACAAGATGGGCATCAACCAGGACAGGAAGGCGTTGGAGAGCATTTTGCAAGACTATCGCAAGAAGCTGGAGGACATCGAGGCGTGCCTCCAGTTCATCTACACGGGCATGGACCACATCGGCCGAAACAACCTCTCCATCTTAAAAGGCGCCGACATGGACGCTGGGAGGGTTGCCAGGATGTTGGAAATGTCCGGAGAGGTGGCCCAGGGGCTGGGAGCGACGAGCAGGTCATCCGATCTCCTCCGAGAATTCGCGGGGGGAATCGGGACGTTCTATAGCCAGAAAGACTATCGACTGCTGAAGAGGGGCAAAGAGAAGAAGTTTGCCCATACTCTGAGCAAGGCGGCCAGCCGACTTCAGAGCACACAAGATGATCTGACACGGGTTGCCGCTTTACTTGGCAGGTTTTGA
- the LOC116219864 gene encoding uncharacterized protein LOC116219864 isoform X1, with product MAGSGYVWADPPALPAYENVWSGADQPPSYEEALMWPETPHFQAPVLSGPMFPSLPDYQAPGAQVCTLTRSQAPGAQMSTLTRSQAPGAQMSTLTRSQAPGAQMSSLTRSQGPGAQMSTLTRSQAPGAQMSSLTRSQGPGAQMSSLTRSQGPGAQMNSLTRSHEPGAPGTLTRSQSRDSDGVQRVMSNEELMTWWRTVKPWEKMSHFPDTEPRVLAKKVHRVQRALTLYGLLMRTHGEDLQSHIAELQRTSDNIGKAYNTLKAARVTSGVTSGASGAVGGAAAVTGIVLAPFTMGVSLVITALGVGVVAAGGIKKASVKNKMGINQDRKALESILQDYRKKLEDIEACLQFIYTGMDHIGRNNLSILKGADMDAGRVARMLEMSGEVAQGLGATSRSSDLLREFAGGIGTFYSQKDYRLLKRGKEKKFAHTLSKAASRLQSTQDDLTRVAALLGRF from the exons ATGGCAGGG AGTGGCTACGTATGGGCTGACCCACCAGCCCTACCAGCCTATGAGAATGTCTGGAGTGGGGCGGATCAGCCCCCGAGCTATGAGGAAGCTCTCATGTGGCCCGAAACTCCCCACTTTCAG GCTCCTGTGTTGTCCGGCCCAATGTTTCCTTCCCTACCTGACTACCAAGCACCTGGAGCTCAGGTGTGCACACTCACAAGATCTCAAGCACCTGGAGCTCAGATGAGCACACTCACAAGATCTCAAGCACCTGGAGCTCAGATGAGCACACTCACAAGATCTCAAGCACCTGGAGCTCAGATGAGCTCACTCACACGATCCCAAGGACCTGGAGCTCAGATGAGCACACTCACAAGATCTCAAGCACCTGGAGCTCAGATGAGCTCACTCACACGATCCCAAGGACCTGGAGCTCAGATGAGCTCACTCACACGATCCCAAGGACCTGGAGCTCAGATGAACTCACTCACAAGATCCCACGAACCTGGAGCTCCTGGCACACTCACAAGATCCCAAAGCAGAGACTCAGATGGCGTTCAGCGTGTCATG AGTAATGAGGAACTCATGACATGGTGGAGAACTGTGAAAC cATGGGAGAAAATGTCACATTTTCCTGACACGGAGCCTAG GGTGCTGGCTAAGAAAGTCCACCGGGTCCAGAGAGCCCTGACGCTGTACGGGCTCCTCATGAGGACCCACGGCGAGGATCTGCAGAGCCACATCGCCGAGCTGCAGAGGACCTCTGACAACATCGGCAAGGCTTATAACACGCTGAAGGCGGCAAGAGTCACCAGCGGCGTCACCAGCGGTGCCTCGGGGGCGGTAGGTGGCGCGGCGGCGGTGACGGGCATCGTCTTGGCCCCCTTCACCATGGGCGTCTCCCTGGTCATAACGGCGCTGGGCGTAGGGGTGGTCGCGGCGGGTGGCATCAAAAAGGCATCCGTCAAAAACAAGATGGGCATCAACCAGGACAGGAAGGCGTTGGAGAGCATTTTGCAAGACTATCGCAAGAAGCTGGAGGACATCGAGGCGTGCCTCCAGTTCATCTACACGGGCATGGACCACATCGGCCGAAACAACCTCTCCATCTTAAAAGGCGCCGACATGGACGCTGGGAGGGTTGCCAGGATGTTGGAAATGTCCGGAGAGGTGGCCCAGGGGCTGGGAGCGACGAGCAGGTCATCCGATCTCCTCCGAGAATTCGCGGGGGGAATCGGGACGTTCTATAGCCAGAAAGACTATCGACTGCTGAAGAGGGGCAAAGAGAAGAAGTTTGCCCATACTCTGAGCAAGGCGGCCAGCCGACTTCAGAGCACACAAGATGATCTGACACGGGTTGCCGCTTTACTTGGCAGGTTTTGA
- the LOC116219864 gene encoding uncharacterized protein LOC116219864 isoform X2: MAGSGYVWADPPALPAYENVWSGADQPPSYEEALMWPETPHFQAPVLSGPMFPSLPDYQAPGAQMSTLTRSQAPGAQMSTLTRSQAPGAQMSSLTRSQGPGAQMSTLTRSQAPGAQMSSLTRSQGPGAQMSSLTRSQGPGAQMNSLTRSHEPGAPGTLTRSQSRDSDGVQRVMSNEELMTWWRTVKPWEKMSHFPDTEPRVLAKKVHRVQRALTLYGLLMRTHGEDLQSHIAELQRTSDNIGKAYNTLKAARVTSGVTSGASGAVGGAAAVTGIVLAPFTMGVSLVITALGVGVVAAGGIKKASVKNKMGINQDRKALESILQDYRKKLEDIEACLQFIYTGMDHIGRNNLSILKGADMDAGRVARMLEMSGEVAQGLGATSRSSDLLREFAGGIGTFYSQKDYRLLKRGKEKKFAHTLSKAASRLQSTQDDLTRVAALLGRF, encoded by the exons ATGGCAGGG AGTGGCTACGTATGGGCTGACCCACCAGCCCTACCAGCCTATGAGAATGTCTGGAGTGGGGCGGATCAGCCCCCGAGCTATGAGGAAGCTCTCATGTGGCCCGAAACTCCCCACTTTCAG GCTCCTGTGTTGTCCGGCCCAATGTTTCCTTCCCTACCTGACTACCAAGCACCTGGAGCTCAG ATGAGCACACTCACAAGATCTCAAGCACCTGGAGCTCAGATGAGCACACTCACAAGATCTCAAGCACCTGGAGCTCAGATGAGCTCACTCACACGATCCCAAGGACCTGGAGCTCAGATGAGCACACTCACAAGATCTCAAGCACCTGGAGCTCAGATGAGCTCACTCACACGATCCCAAGGACCTGGAGCTCAGATGAGCTCACTCACACGATCCCAAGGACCTGGAGCTCAGATGAACTCACTCACAAGATCCCACGAACCTGGAGCTCCTGGCACACTCACAAGATCCCAAAGCAGAGACTCAGATGGCGTTCAGCGTGTCATG AGTAATGAGGAACTCATGACATGGTGGAGAACTGTGAAAC cATGGGAGAAAATGTCACATTTTCCTGACACGGAGCCTAG GGTGCTGGCTAAGAAAGTCCACCGGGTCCAGAGAGCCCTGACGCTGTACGGGCTCCTCATGAGGACCCACGGCGAGGATCTGCAGAGCCACATCGCCGAGCTGCAGAGGACCTCTGACAACATCGGCAAGGCTTATAACACGCTGAAGGCGGCAAGAGTCACCAGCGGCGTCACCAGCGGTGCCTCGGGGGCGGTAGGTGGCGCGGCGGCGGTGACGGGCATCGTCTTGGCCCCCTTCACCATGGGCGTCTCCCTGGTCATAACGGCGCTGGGCGTAGGGGTGGTCGCGGCGGGTGGCATCAAAAAGGCATCCGTCAAAAACAAGATGGGCATCAACCAGGACAGGAAGGCGTTGGAGAGCATTTTGCAAGACTATCGCAAGAAGCTGGAGGACATCGAGGCGTGCCTCCAGTTCATCTACACGGGCATGGACCACATCGGCCGAAACAACCTCTCCATCTTAAAAGGCGCCGACATGGACGCTGGGAGGGTTGCCAGGATGTTGGAAATGTCCGGAGAGGTGGCCCAGGGGCTGGGAGCGACGAGCAGGTCATCCGATCTCCTCCGAGAATTCGCGGGGGGAATCGGGACGTTCTATAGCCAGAAAGACTATCGACTGCTGAAGAGGGGCAAAGAGAAGAAGTTTGCCCATACTCTGAGCAAGGCGGCCAGCCGACTTCAGAGCACACAAGATGATCTGACACGGGTTGCCGCTTTACTTGGCAGGTTTTGA